In Zingiber officinale cultivar Zhangliang chromosome 9B, Zo_v1.1, whole genome shotgun sequence, the genomic window AGGAACTCAAACATGATCCTCTACATAGGAGATATATGAATACTCTTTCACAAGGCAGTCTCAACAATGAGAAAGTATCTCGGTATCATGTTCCATCAGCTAGATCAGTCATAGATCATGATGAGCAAGCGAATTTTTTGGAGTATGAGGAGTCTGTGAGTAATATCGATGATAATGGGGTGACAAAACACGATGCTAGCACCACTGTGTTTGATTATGGGCAAAGTATGTGTGTTTCACCAGGAAGGATAGTGATTCTCAAACCTAATCTTGAAGTGAATGATGGCATTGAGGAGTCCTGCTTATGTTCACCATTGATGTTAAAGAAACAAACGAATATGCACGATTTTCTTGAACAGGTAAAGGAAAGACTCATTGTAGAAATGCAAGGAAAGCCTAGAGCTGAGATCACAACTAGGTGGACTGAACACGAGATTTTTGTCAGCGAAGCATTGGCTGATTCTGAGCAGATTTCATCAAAAACATTCAAACGAAACGGAGGACCGGTTTCTACAGGTGATAAGATTGCCACAGTGCAGGCAAAATCAACAAGTTCATACAGAAATGAAATCCAATTCAGAGGAAAGAGTTCACCAGGGTTTATTAGCATGAATGCTACAAAATCATCAGAGAAAATGGAGAATGTTTTGAAGGACGAAACAGAGAGAGATAGCATTTTGATTTTTCGACAAAAGCCTATTACATATCTTTCAAACAAAGAAGCAGAAAAAGAAACATTCGGTACAATGCACCATTTTCTGAACAAGGAAAATGCCAATTTAAGTTACTTGGAGAAAAGGAAAGCCCTTAATGTGTCAAAATCTTTTAGGCGTGACCAGACACATGCATTCGATGATGAGAGCGAGTCACCAAAGAACCTCACAAGGTCATATTCAGCTCCTGTTTCAGGAACTGAATTCAGGAAACTTCTTTTAGAGGACAGGAATGTATTGACAGCGGCACACATCCATCGGACGCATGAAACATCTGATAACAACATAATTGAACAAAGGAAGGCAAAGAAAGATGGTTTTAACATTAGGAACAGAGTTTCAAGTTTGAGGCAGAACCTCATGCTGAAAAGTAAGATTTTTGGGAAAAGGAGACAACTAATGGATCAATCACTGGAAGACGAAATATTTTTCATGACAGCCATCGAAACCACACCATCTGTTCTTATGAACATAGCCTTTGAACAGGCAAATATCCTATCAAAATAGATGATTCCTCTATAGACTAATACTTTGAATACAAAATTTATTTGATTGGAATTGATGTGTTCAGGATAACTCcactgaggtgcctccaagcccagCATCAGTGTGCAGCAGCTCCTATGATGAGATCTGTAGGCCTTACTATCCGAGTCCAGTATCTCCATTGGAGGCGGTTTTCGATGAAGATTTTCCATCCCTACCTCCCTATGAAGAACTAAATTCCGATCGTCAGGGTGAGGACTCTTTTTCTTGTCTATTCATTACAATAGCCTTGGCATTTCCATGATTTTTTTCCTTCACATCTATCTGTTCTATATCTTCATAAATAGTTGAGTCATGAATGTATTTCAATAGACATGAACACATGGAAGCAATCAAAGGCCTGCCACTTATTATCAATGACTTTTATTTTAGATACTAACAAAAAGATTCTTTGCCTAATCAATAGAGAAACTAGTTTGTTTACATGGAAGAACTTGGAAAAAAGAGTCACAGCATGGATTAATTGAACCTTTAGAGTGGTTGCTGTATCGTTATAATGATTTATTGCATTCAATCAAGACACAATTTACCTTAAATTCTCTAATTGTAGTCACTCTTGCATCAGATACTAGTTATCTTTTTCCAGAGTCAAATTTGTCAGAAGAACTTGAGTATGATGGATCAACAGAAGCAAAAGGTGagacaaaacaaacaaaaaatgaaCTTCAGGAGTTTGAGTGCACTGCCAAAGCTTATGTAAGAAATATCCTCTTCACCTCTGGCCTGTTTGATAAAAGCCACTCTGATCAAGCACTTTGGGAATGGGGCACTCCAAGAAAACCCATTTCCATGCTAGTTTTTGAGGAAGTTGAAGAAACATATCAAATCAGCTGCAACATGGAAAGTAGCACATCCCTCCTAAATGGTGGCAACACTGAGGTAAGTCACAGAATCCTATTCGATCTActgaatgaggcattgatgaggGCAGTCCAGAATTCAAAGCCTGATTCGGCATTCAAGAAGTGGGATATCGGCAAAAAGAGGTTACCGCATGGGAATGAACTGTTGGAGACATTGTGGCAACAGATTCAATTGAACATATGTCCACCTGAAGATGAGCTATGCTCTATGCTGAGCATGGTGGCTAGGGATCTGAGTACTAGCTGGTCCAGTATGTTACATGAAGACCTTGATATAATCTGCGCGGACATGGAGTCCCTGATTATAGAGAATTTAACTGATGAGCTTGTCGACAACTTGGGTTTTAGCTGTGTTCAGTGTTATTAgtatgatttatttgaattttccAACCATTCTTGGGTACTTGTGCTTGGGGACTCACATTACTCAACCAAGTTACAGTGTTGTCTATTTTTATTGGTTTTTTCTTTTAGTTCTTGTTTTGAAACAAAGTGTGGATAATGTATTCTTGCTATATAGTGGAATAAGAATAATAAGTATAACATTGTGATGAAAAGGGTCCTTGTTAATAAGATTCTCATAGTGTGTGATGTGAATCATACAGATTTGATGAAGATAGGTGAAGTAATTAGTTTATCTAAGATTGAGGAGGAAATCAAATTTacatataaaaattatatatatattttttactatCAGTACTTCATATGACATGTGTATAGAAAGAAAGTTAGTTTCAGTTGAAAGTTGTGTGAGACACAAAgtgattttatcaaaataattataaaaatttgaGTTTTGTAATCGAAATCAATttgtttttgttagatttataatTTTGCTACTTGACAAAGCATTTGAATAATAATATCACTATTCCATTAACAAAGGGTAAAGGGACAAGAGTTAaaaagattttagaattttaaagagCATTCTTTTAGGGGGCGTAAAATGCAATGGACAATTATAATTTATCCTTCAAAGTATAcctcttccaaaaaaaaaaaatgtcaggATTACAACATCATATGACTTTGGGCAAATAATTTCAGAATGAAAAAGGGAGGTCCGCACCAATAATGAAATTTTTTACAACAAATAAATTAATGGAAGTCCTCAAATAATACACAAGTTAATGATGTTCACACAAAAAAGAACCCCCAACAAGCTTcagccagtataaaagaaaactttaggTTGAGGGTATTCCAATATCAGAAACAGCAGGAAGAAGGTTAGCATAAATCCTTGTGATGACCTTTACTTATTCCCACTCATTCCCCAACTAGCATAATGATCACATACAAAaccaaaaaagaaaaacaaaaattttgCACAAAACATATATGGTAGTATGTTGTTGTTAGCCCCATCTCACTGTGATGAAGCTGCTTTCTCCAGTGTTATGATGGTGATCCAATTTTGATTTAAGCAAATCAGAGGTGGCGTAGAAATAATCAACTTCCAGCTAAGAGAATACTTGAAGTGCGTCAGAAACAAAAAGTTCCTCAGTTCACTGGAACTTTGAGCTTGCTCATGCCGATCTCCAGCTTCCCCACACTGGCTTCATTTTTTTCAACACCAGGTTTTGCATCTTTAACCTGTAGCCATGGATGCTGCAGACACTGAGCGGCAGTCGGCCGCTTCTCAGGACAAAAATCAAGTAGAGGGCAAAGGAACTCAGCGAATTCACGAGCATCATCCTGGGGGAATTTGTATTTCTCAACCAGGAGTTTATCAAATGGCCAGAATTTGAGTCTTCGGATCCTCTTGAGGTCTCCGTACCTGTCAAAGTAGTCCTTTGACCGGGACCCTGTCGTAGCGATCTGAGCAGATGGAAGTGGTTAGGTGATATGAAACAATAACAGAGTTATAATAAGTAAGCTCACCTTTTTGGGCATCTTTCCAAGGAGCTCCATCATCAAAGCCAAGTGATCCTGTCATGAGGTTCAAGTCAATTGCTGGAAATTAAGTCATAAGAAAACAGGAACTTGTTTCCAAAAAGAAAAATGCAGATTGGTCTATACAAGCAGTTCTCATTTAGACAATGCTTTTCAAATCCATTGCTTCTTCAAACAACAAGCTCAGAAAGAGTCAAAAAATGCTAAACATCACTTGGAACAAGAATTTGATATAAGAATTGTCCCTAAATGTTCGACGTGTTCATGGGCAATGGTCAAATAGCATAAGATTGTCTTTGAAGTCCTTACTAGCCAACAAGAAACTATCCAATTCTTAGTACCTAAAATGCAGCAATCACCTGCAAGTCAACGTAATGGCTAACCAGTGTGATGTGATATCAAGTAATACAGGAGATGCTTTGTTGCTGCAAATAGATAACAGTGATAATTTAGCCTCTATTACACTTGTTGCTAATTTTTTCATCATCTGAATTGTTTATTTTGTTACACATTAATCACTAGATCGAATAGGTAATTAATGATGATGCAATACTTCCATTACTTATCTCTCCTTTAGCTAAATGGCCAGCTAATACAGGCTAATAGAAAGACTCAGGTCTTGTAGAACTGCACCATGCCTCGTTAACTCCTAATTCTCTAAAAGAATATATTCACCCATATTTTTTCTGATAAACAATGAAACCAGCATCCTAGAACATTTTTTGGAAGCTATCTTCAACATATTAATGGTACAACTTTTTGCCAAATTAAAGATAGTGTTTCTCTAGAACAAAAAAGGATTCTACTATAATAACAGATCTTACCACAGTAAATGATCAGATTCATAAAACTAAAGACATAGGAGTGACAAGAAACTTGTCTAACATTAGCTTGGTTTCATGATACTAAAACACCTTGTTGTCAAGATAGATATCACTAAAGATTCAATTTTTACTAAAATTCTACCTAGAGGCATTCATAGAGTCGACTGTGGCTTTAACTAGTAACCAACTTTTTGATAAAATGTGGAAGTATGACTTCTCACATAAGCATATATAGGCTacctttttaataaaatttctaaatTGTCTCAAAACAGCTTCTTACTTGCCTTATTAATGTTCAAAAActataaaacaaaagaaaaccaTGTTAACATACAGGAAAGAGTCATACCTCATCCTCACTATACCCTTGGCCACCTTTTGGAGTAAATAACATATCCCCAGTAGCAAGCTCATAAGCCATGCAAGCAAAGGACCACATGTCTGTAGAACAATCATATCCAGCACCAAGAATTACCTCAGGTGACCGATATTGTCTAGTCTGTATATCATCAGTTAACTTCTTGTCCGACCAACAAGCATTCCCGAAATCCACAATCTTGGATCGAAGATCAATCCCATCCAAGCTCCTTTCCTGCAGCGCCAGATCTGTAGTTGATGCTCTTCTCTCAGAGATCCGTGCCCTTGCCTGCTTTGCCCTCTCCTTTAGTCTCTTTTCAATCAAATTGACCACTGCTGTCCCATTGGGCTTGCCTTCTGGTCGCTCCAGGATTGGCGTGAATCCAGACCTGACTGGGTCTTTTGCAGGATCAATGGTGGAGATCAGAAGAACATTCTCCAGCTTCAAATCCGTGTGAATGATACCCAACTCCCTGTGCAAATAATCAAGACCCAACAAGATAGACTTGCATATGTATTTCACCCTGTCTAGCCCAATGCCTTTGTAGCGGTTGTGCTTCACAAGTCGAAGTAGGCTATCGCCAAGGAACTCAACTACCAGGCAGAGATGCTGCCCGTTAGGGCCAGAATGCTTAAAGTGATCAATTAGTCGAACTATGCACTTAGAATTTGAGGCATCCCCTTCTGCAACTGCAGATAGAAGTTCAATCTCATGGAGAGCAGCTTGAGCAAACTCTGGTGCACTTTTTTGAATTTTGAGAGCAACAAAATTCTACAGAACATCGAAAAATGAACATTACATAGGCTCATAGGCAGGTTGATAAAATTGAAGAACTTAATAAggcaaaggaaaacaaattaacATACTGTGATAGCGCACCACAAATCagggaaaagaaaattaaaaataggaAAATGAATACAAGATAAACGGATAGAGACCGAAACAGAGGTAGAGTGGGCGTACAAGCATCCAGAGCCAAAAATGAGGAAAAATTCATAGTGACGTATGATGCGAACCACAGATCAGTCGTCACGCCAAGCGATTATGCAGGCAAAGTCATTATAAGAACAGATTTGAATGATAAAGAAATTATAAGTTGTCCGATAAATAATATCAAGTAATCAAACCGAACGAAGCAATTGCGGAAAATTAATGAAGCGTGATCAGGAATAGGTTCCGTGTTTGACCATTATTGAACAATAATCATTAATCCGTACATTGATTGCAGAAAAGCGCCAATAATTAATCAATCAAATAGATGATCGAGTAATTAAGTGCCAGTTCAAAGCCAATCCGCGAAGAGATAAACAACAAACGCGCGTAATCGCATATAGAACTTCAATAATTTATCCAAAAATTTCTATCTTTGACGACGATTCACACAGAGATCGGCCATGAAAGCCGAGATCTTTCCCTGCGGAATCATTCGCAGGGATAAAAACGGGAAAATCACAAGAAGAAACGACAAAAGAAGATTCGTCAAGAGAGCGAACCGCGGATCGGGTGTCATAGGCGAGCCAGACGGTGGAGAAATGACCCCACCCGAGCTTCCGCTGGGCGATATAGCGCCCTCCGGCGAACTGATCACCGACCCTGACCGCATGGTATCCTCCCTTGCGGTAGGCGTCGACGCCCTCGTCCTCCTCCGATCCAGACGACGAAGAGTACGGCATATTCCTCTTCTCCCCTAGAAGCTCTCACCTTTATCGCTGCCTGGCTATCTCCGAAGGATCCCAAATTTCTCGCGAGCTAAGAAGAAGGCGACGGAAGACGagggagagaaggagagaagaagggggaGGAGGGACGCGGATCTGAGGAGGAGGTGGCTGGCGATGGCTACAACTGGCCGACCGAATGCGGAGGAATGGGTGACCGATGACCTCTTTACCAATAAAGGCTTCGGACGGAGACTAGACCAGTGCGAGGGAAGGAAGGTCCTCGCAGCACGAATCGTGAGCCAATGGAGACAATCGACGGCTCGGATTGCATCAAGATGCgcgattatgtcgatcatatgtGAATGGGGAAGATGAACCGATTTATTAGATGTGACGTGTAATGTATTTTGTTCAcgttattatgtataattttgattatataatcatataattaaaattatcggaaataaaatataattaaatattatttagttttatgtaaataatataataaaaatatatttatttgaaaattttaataaataacttaatttaatattttactatattacccttagttataAAATCAACCATATATATCttttaaattctataattttttttattttttattttttattttttatttttcatatttttctttatttttatatattttttattttttctttttttttaatttaaagtgtttttttctttttttttaatgtttttattttatttttttattttttacgttttttattttttatttatttttttatattttttctattatatatatatattttttaattttttttactttttttttctattttttatgtttttttattttccccccattttaaaattattttttaattttattttacattttttctattttgaaatttttaaatttttttaatgttttttacattttttttattttttttttaagggggcgtttggttaaatgatgggaataactatgggtatgagtttgatagtagggtggaatgggaatagtaatggaaatgaaacccaccaagttatatgggtttggttgattcaTAAATctgtaagtttttatttttttattttttatttttttctttatatttttcttttttatcatatttttctcttattcgaggaTATTCTGGGTAAATAAATTCCGTTAATCCCGGAATCAATTTCAGGTTGCATGTCTTTTTACTGGCATGTCGGATATGGAATATTACTCGTAATAGATGTCAGTCGCCTTGCCAACTTTAGCCCAGGGAGATAATCGATGGCTCAGATTGCGTCAAGATGCGTGAATCGATGATGTTCTTCATAGGATGGGGGAAGATGAACATAGGTCCGACTCCGGTTCGGTCGTTTTCGAAGAACTGGACTGACGCGTCAGATTTTACATTTTATCGGAATAAATGAACATGTCGATTTTCTAAATAAGTTCATTTTTTACTCAAAGTACAAAAACATGACAAGCaaaccattccatgaacttatcgatccatatttataaaaaaataataataataaaataaaaagcaaCGGAAGTAGCTTAGAGAACACTAAATCTCGGTTTAACATACAACTGATTCAGATGGCAATTCCAATGGATAGACATTCTCATTTCCAATCTTCAAGATGATCAACAAATGTTGATCATTCATATAACATCTAGCTAGTCATGCAGTAATTGAACCAAAAAGTAAACAAGCTTTTAGATACAAACAAGATTTTGCCAAACAACTATGGCATTGAGTCATTAGCGAACATTTAAAAGAATGAGAATAAATACAGCAGCAGCTACTAATAGATCAGATAGTAATTAATACTGATAAAACAGATTCTCCAGTCTTACACTAAAACATTGAGGGTAAATAGTTCATAGCTTGAATCAATCATGCATCAATCACAAGATTTTCCATACAACATAAAGTCAGATTACAAGCTTATTCGATTTTCAACAGATATCTAGTTCATAAAAAGAATTCGAAGCGATATTTTTCTTGAATTCTCTTCTCCTCAATTAATACGTGAGAATCTGAGATTCTTTCCAGTGTTccattctgcttcttcttcttcatctcgtAAATAATGAGAATTTGGACTTAAATCTTCAATAACTGTGTTGCTAGGCACGAACTCACAGAGTTCAGACTTCCACAGAGCTGAAGATGGCCATGAAAGAAGACCAGGTGCCGGAAATGGATAGTCCCATCCCGATAGCAACTATAGCAATGTCAGAAGCAGCTTCAGCCCAGCCCAGGTCGAAGTTGAAAGTCTTCAGATGGAAGGCCGCAGGCAGCACGAATCCTAGTATCACACACACGCTGCTCCCGACTAGAGACAGGAAGTCCGCAAAGTTGGGCACAAGAGTGGCCACAAGGCTTACCACCAGAACCACTAGCCACCGGAGCCACCAGCAGTACCTCTTCCCGCAGACCCACCGTTCCGCAACCTCAAACACTGGGTTCATCATCACCGGGAAGGTGAAGAAGAGGTTGATGCAGAGGCCAATCTGGACGACCACCGTGAGAACTCCGGCGCCGAGGTTAGTGGTGATGATGTCCCTGGTCTCATCCCCGAAGGCAGCGTAGCCGAGCGCGCCGAAGAGGCCGTAGATTAGGGCGATAAAGCCCATGGAGACGGCAAGAGTGCGGCCGAACTTGGACTTCTCGGCGGCCTCAGCCTCGAGGGGGAGGACCATTCCGATGCCCTCGAAGGCATAGACGGCGACGCCGACTCCGTATAGGAGGACGGAGGGCCCGGAGAACGCGTGGAGGGGTGGGGGGTTGGAGAACAAGATGGAAAAATCTTCAACGATGACGACGCCCATGGCCCCAAGGTCGACGACGTCCGCGAAGATGCTGAGCGGGGCGAGGAGGGTTAGGGTTTTGATCGAGTTGAGGCCTAGTTGGAACGGCAACATGGCGAAGACATACACCGCTTTCGAGGAGAGGAAGGCGAAGGAGAGGGGAAGAAGGTGGGAGAGGGAGCTGGAGATGAATATGAGGTAGCCGACGCAAAACCCGGCCTGGCTGAGCACGATCATGACATCGACCGCGATGCGGCCGACGGATCCGGAGACGGCGAATCCGAGGTCGCCAAAAGAGGCGATCTTCGCGGATCGATCTGGGTCGATGCGGCGGCGGATGCGGACGAGAAGCATCATGCAGTGGAAGGTGAGGACGGCGACGGATAGGAGAAGGATGACGCCTGCGGCCCAGCCGGTGCGACGGAAGGCGTAGGGGAGTCCGAGGACGCCGGCGCCGACGATGGCGATGAAGACGTTGGCGAACGTCTTCGTCTGCGACGAGAGCGAGCCGGGGTGTCCGCCGCCCACCGGCGGGAGGAGCGGCCCCGATGCGTCGAGGCCGTAGCCGGAGGAGCTCGCTTCGTCGCTGAACCCCATCGAATGAAAGAGCCAAAGGAAGAAATTGGGAAAGAGAAATGAGGATGGAGAAAGGGTACGAAAACAGACGGCCTGCGTCAAGCAGGTCCATGGAATTAATTATATAgacaaaaaaaatgttttttttttattattttgccataaggaaaaaaaaaagtaagaattAAAAGAATATACAAATATTCTTAGAATCGTTgctataatatattaaaataaacttGTTCAATTGTAtccttataaaattaattaaatttgattaaaaaatactttaatttatttaaaaattatctttaaattattataatactgTATTAACTATCGATTAATAAATGTTATATTATTATAGTTACCTAACtacaatagttttaaaataattttattaagtttaaataattttgattaactaataaaaaaattatataaaaatgatTCGTGTAGtatttttataaaagaaaatttatttatcaGCTATTTATCTTGAAAAACGAAAACTAGTTAtgtgttaattaaataaattaaattagaattaacAAATTTGGtttcattaaaaaatttataatatataattaattatgtcTTAGTCCTAGAAGAAAAAAAACCAAACCAACTAGCTAAATTGATTGGACCGGATTTGAAACGTGTGCGGACCGAACTCCAAAGCGGACCTTAATTCTCCAGCCGACCGCATTCATAATGGCCAACCACGTGCTGATTCTTACAgtcgaataataataataataataataattttgatgaaGAGAAAGAACACCCCCACAACTTGGATACGTTTCTTTGTTGGACCCCAACTGATGGGCCGGGCTACTAACAGGCTTCCAATAGTGGATCCTTCAATCTCCCCAGTTTGGGCCgtcaaattttaaataaaaatatggatgattttaataataattttaatattattattaggaTTTTTAAGTTGTCCGGGATTGATTTTATTTGGATGGATTTCCGATAGGATTGAAACGGACAAACACACAAAAGGCGTGTATGACGGTGTCATTTTCATAGGCCATGATTGGTCGTAGATGTGAAGGAATGGCTGCTAACTGGTCAGGCCCTTGAATGCAACTTTACAGCGACAGTGACGCTTCACAACTGATTATTAAACTTTGGAGACACTTTCAGGACACCcccaaatttttatttattttcaaaactacGCCTCGGGAATTCTCCGAGGACGATTTCATGCAGAGATTTCAAATTCGTTCCCAGATCTTACCGCTCGTCGAAATGATCGAAACCTAATAAGGGAATTgcgtttaaaaactaaaaaaaaaagtcaaCGTAATTACGTTGAGGAAAGTTGACTTCGTTCGGCGTACGTCGAACCGTGTTGCGGAACGGATTCAGGTGAGGAAGGCGGCGATTCTCTTGAGGAGCAGAGCGACGCGGTCGCCATCGGGGCGATGCAGATAGAATCCGTGGTCCTCGGCCGCCGCCTCGTGTATCTCGGCCTCGCCGCGCCACCCGCTCTCCCGCAGAGCCTCGTAGTACATCCACGCCCAGTCCCTCATCGCGTCCCTTTCCGCCGTGCAGATCAGCACGCGGCCGCACCCGAGCGCCGCCAAGCTCGGGGCGCGCGCCGCCAACGGATTCACCAGCGGGTCGTCGTTCCCGGCCTCCGACGCCGGGCACACCACCCGCCATAGCCGGTCCAACCGCGCTCGCTTCACCGGGTCCGCCGCCGCGGCCGACGCCGTCGGCCGCGTCCCCCAGAAGTAAGGCTCCAGCAGAACGATCCCGGCGAGCTTCACGCCGCCGGGCAGAGGCAGGGTCGCCGCTCTCATCGCGAGGTTGTGAGCGATGTTCCCGCCCGCGCTATCGCCGGCGAGGTACACTCTGTCGAAGTCGGCGTGCTCCACCAACCACGATTCCGGGGAGAAATCTATAAAACAAAAGGAAATTCCAACgtttttctataatatttttttGAAGCATGTGAGAATAAACAAATGAAAAggtaaaagtaaaataaaataagaatttcAAAACGTCATCTTGTCTAGATTCAGAATTGAGTGAGAATAAATTCATTGTTACCGAAATCTATGTCGGCCAATCCGGCGCGGTGGGAGGCGGCCCAGTGGAGAGCGGCCCAGGAGTCGTCGTAGGGGACGGGGATGCTGTGCTCCGGCGCGCGGCGGTAGTCGACGGAGAGGACGAGAACAGAGGAGGCGGCGGCGAGGGCGTTGAGGTGGGCGTGGAGGACGGGGGAGGCGGCGGAGAGGACGCAGAAGCCGCCCCCGCGGAAGTAGAGGACGAGGGGGAGCTTTCGGCCTCTATCGCCGCCGCCGGAGGCAGCGGCGGACGGAAGATAGATGCGGGCAGAGACGACGGCGGAGATGGCGATGTCCTTGGAGTCGACGCCGGTGCGGGGGTCGAGGGAGGCCGGAGTGTGCTCCTCCGCCCTAAGGCGCTCGACAGAGCCGTCCTTGTAGACGCGGAAGTAAGGCGAGAAGTCGTCGACGACGGGGTTGGCGTCGGCCGCGACGGCGGAGAGGGATCCCATTGCGGCAATTTAGCGAACACGTCCCGGACAGCAGACCACCCGCTAGAGATTAATACGAATTTCAGGGATTAATTAGCTTAACTCTAATTAACCTTCACTAACACTCTATTTATAGCGAACCGACTAGATCTTTTCATTCACACCCCCAAAATTAATCTCTTTACAATATCATCCCcaacaattttaaaatttcacagaAAGGATTTCATTGCAAAATTCATTGCCGACCTCAATTTTTTTACAAGTTTCGTTGGAcgactttatttttattttatttaaatttagtttaatccaattaaaattgatttacacTCTATAATGCATGATTATTGTGGGGATAATTGCAAAATTTTATAACTAAACTTAATCGGTCATTGAATATTTGTGGAATCGAACAAGAGAGAATCTTTTTGTTGTCTATCCaaaactataaaaaataaaaaataatgctcATAAGGTTGGAACATGCATTTTTCCCCCCTTTTAATAATACAAATAAAAAGGtgaaatatagaaattaaataatgatttgTCGTTTTGTAGACGTGGCATTTTCCACTTTGATGTTCAGATGTTTAGTATTTATCCAATCAACTTGAGACAAAGTGCCCTTTACAGGGAAAGGAACCCCCTTCTAATAAATTGTGGATGAAATATTTaagtgatattttttaaaaaaaatagttttataattcaaaattataattattacaatTAGGTGGAATAGGTCTTTTTGGCTTTATATAGGAAGTACTTTATTGtaaaatctaataaaatatattaga contains:
- the LOC122024810 gene encoding uncharacterized protein LOC122024810, which gives rise to MVGVLQFFDFGQTSSSRKLLALNRHNSGLEPPRNSLEVPPMNTCHNFQLVHEDIQCSSYYKEDVCQQSHTKKLIAVERLHRTKDQHNRPSVVARLMGMESLPSDTKPTIHPKELNDHKRLRKKANFVSSSRQPSFMTKPIEHPKNLFPCDIKRDFNPHSGIYEIDKPLPREHPQEELLQKFKKEFEAWQVSKVQELKHDPLHRRYMNTLSQGSLNNEKVSRYHVPSARSVIDHDEQANFLEYEESVSNIDDNGVTKHDASTTVFDYGQSMCVSPGRIVILKPNLEVNDGIEESCLCSPLMLKKQTNMHDFLEQVKERLIVEMQGKPRAEITTRWTEHEIFVSEALADSEQISSKTFKRNGGPVSTGDKIATVQAKSTSSYRNEIQFRGKSSPGFISMNATKSSEKMENVLKDETERDSILIFRQKPITYLSNKEAEKETFGTMHHFLNKENANLSYLEKRKALNVSKSFRRDQTHAFDDESESPKNLTRSYSAPVSGTEFRKLLLEDRNVLTAAHIHRTHETSDNNIIEQRKAKKDGFNIRNRVSSLRQNLMLKSKIFGKRRQLMDQSLEDEIFFMTAIETTPSVLMNIAFEQDNSTEVPPSPASVCSSSYDEICRPYYPSPVSPLEAVFDEDFPSLPPYEELNSDRQDTSYLFPESNLSEELEYDGSTEAKGETKQTKNELQEFECTAKAYVRNILFTSGLFDKSHSDQALWEWGTPRKPISMLVFEEVEETYQISCNMESSTSLLNGGNTEVSHRILFDLLNEALMRAVQNSKPDSAFKKWDIGKKRLPHGNELLETLWQQIQLNICPPEDELCSMLSMVARDLSTSWSSMLHEDLDIICADMESLIIENLTDELVDNLGFSCVQCY
- the LOC122023815 gene encoding SRSF protein kinase 3-like — its product is MPYSSSSGSEEDEGVDAYRKGGYHAVRVGDQFAGGRYIAQRKLGWGHFSTVWLAYDTRSANFVALKIQKSAPEFAQAALHEIELLSAVAEGDASNSKCIVRLIDHFKHSGPNGQHLCLVVEFLGDSLLRLVKHNRYKGIGLDRVKYICKSILLGLDYLHRELGIIHTDLKLENVLLISTIDPAKDPVRSGFTPILERPEGKPNGTAVVNLIEKRLKERAKQARARISERRASTTDLALQERSLDGIDLRSKIVDFGNACWSDKKLTDDIQTRQYRSPEVILGAGYDCSTDMWSFACMAYELATGDMLFTPKGGQGYSEDEDHLALMMELLGKMPKKIATTGSRSKDYFDRYGDLKRIRRLKFWPFDKLLVEKYKFPQDDAREFAEFLCPLLDFCPEKRPTAAQCLQHPWLQVKDAKPGVEKNEASVGKLEIGMSKLKVPVN
- the LOC122024520 gene encoding amino acid transporter AVT3C-like; translation: MGFSDEASSSGYGLDASGPLLPPVGGGHPGSLSSQTKTFANVFIAIVGAGVLGLPYAFRRTGWAAGVILLLSVAVLTFHCMMLLVRIRRRIDPDRSAKIASFGDLGFAVSGSVGRIAVDVMIVLSQAGFCVGYLIFISSSLSHLLPLSFAFLSSKAVYVFAMLPFQLGLNSIKTLTLLAPLSIFADVVDLGAMGVVIVEDFSILFSNPPPLHAFSGPSVLLYGVGVAVYAFEGIGMVLPLEAEAAEKSKFGRTLAVSMGFIALIYGLFGALGYAAFGDETRDIITTNLGAGVLTVVVQIGLCINLFFTFPVMMNPVFEVAERWVCGKRYCWWLRWLVVLVVSLVATLVPNFADFLSLVGSSVCVILGFVLPAAFHLKTFNFDLGWAEAASDIAIVAIGMGLSISGTWSSFMAIFSSVEV
- the LOC122024464 gene encoding probable carboxylesterase 12; its protein translation is MGSLSAVAADANPVVDDFSPYFRVYKDGSVERLRAEEHTPASLDPRTGVDSKDIAISAVVSARIYLPSAAASGGGDRGRKLPLVLYFRGGGFCVLSAASPVLHAHLNALAAASSVLVLSVDYRRAPEHSIPVPYDDSWAALHWAASHRAGLADIDFDFSPESWLVEHADFDRVYLAGDSAGGNIAHNLAMRAATLPLPGGVKLAGIVLLEPYFWGTRPTASAAAADPVKRARLDRLWRVVCPASEAGNDDPLVNPLAARAPSLAALGCGRVLICTAERDAMRDWAWMYYEALRESGWRGEAEIHEAAAEDHGFYLHRPDGDRVALLLKRIAAFLT